A single Vibrio sp. YMD68 DNA region contains:
- the lpxA gene encoding acyl-ACP--UDP-N-acetylglucosamine O-acyltransferase, whose product MIHETAKIHPSAVIEGEVTIEANVTVGPFTYISGNVVIGENTEIMSHIVIKGNTTIGKDNRIFPYAIIGEENQDKKYGGEATTVVVGDRNVIRESVQIHRGTTQDKATTVIGDDNLLCVNAHIAHDVIVGNHTHIGNNAILGGHVTVGDHAGVMALSAIHPFCSVGAYSYVGGCSAVVQDVLPYVLAQGNHATPFGLNLVGLKRNGFERTEIRALQKAYKEIYRAGKTLEEAKPVLLEMAAEFPSIKPMIDMLESSERGIIR is encoded by the coding sequence ATGATTCATGAAACTGCAAAAATTCATCCATCAGCGGTTATTGAGGGTGAAGTAACAATCGAAGCCAATGTGACCGTGGGGCCGTTTACCTATATTTCAGGAAACGTTGTCATCGGTGAGAACACCGAAATCATGTCGCACATCGTGATCAAAGGTAATACGACAATCGGTAAAGATAATCGTATTTTCCCTTACGCCATTATTGGTGAAGAGAATCAAGATAAAAAGTACGGTGGTGAGGCGACAACGGTGGTTGTTGGTGACCGAAATGTGATTCGTGAAAGTGTTCAGATTCATCGTGGTACAACGCAAGATAAAGCGACCACAGTGATTGGTGACGATAACTTACTTTGTGTTAATGCACACATCGCTCATGATGTCATTGTGGGTAACCACACTCACATCGGCAACAACGCCATTTTAGGTGGTCATGTTACCGTTGGTGATCATGCCGGCGTGATGGCTTTATCGGCTATCCATCCTTTTTGTTCTGTCGGTGCGTACTCTTACGTGGGTGGGTGTTCCGCTGTCGTGCAAGATGTGCTTCCGTATGTGCTTGCGCAAGGAAACCACGCAACACCATTTGGCTTAAACCTGGTCGGTTTGAAGCGTAATGGTTTTGAAAGAACAGAGATCAGAGCACTGCAGAAGGCGTATAAGGAAATCTACCGTGCCGGTAAAACGCTAGAAGAAGCGAAACCAGTATTGCTTGAAATGGCGGCAGAGTTCCCATCAATTAAGCCGATGATCGATATGCTTGAGAGTTCGGAACGCGGTATCATTCGATAA
- the fabZ gene encoding 3-hydroxyacyl-ACP dehydratase FabZ, translating to MTTENKTMNITEIQELLPHRYPFLLIDRVTDYEEAKHLTAIKNVSVNEPQFTGHFPQLPVFPGVLILEAMAQATGLLGFKSFGAPADNELYYFASVDKAKFRKPVVPGDQMVIKVEFIKERRGIAAFNGVATVDGVVVCSAELKCARREF from the coding sequence TTGACTACTGAAAATAAAACGATGAACATTACTGAAATTCAGGAGTTACTTCCTCATCGCTACCCATTCTTACTCATTGACCGCGTGACGGATTATGAAGAAGCAAAACACTTAACGGCGATTAAAAATGTATCAGTAAACGAGCCACAGTTCACCGGTCATTTTCCACAGCTGCCTGTATTTCCAGGTGTGCTGATTCTAGAAGCCATGGCACAAGCAACGGGCCTATTGGGTTTCAAATCGTTTGGTGCGCCAGCTGACAACGAGCTTTACTATTTTGCGAGTGTTGATAAAGCGAAATTCCGTAAACCCGTTGTTCCTGGTGACCAAATGGTGATTAAAGTTGAATTTATTAAAGAGCGTCGCGGTATTGCTGCCTTTAATGGTGTAGCGACTGTCGATGGTGTCGTGGTCTGTTCTGCTGAGCTAAAATGTGCTCGCCGAGAGTTCTAA
- the lpxD gene encoding UDP-3-O-(3-hydroxymyristoyl)glucosamine N-acyltransferase codes for MLKLTLAELATITGGELYGDASATVSTVAPMDKAVEGTVTFLSNVKYAKHLNDCRATVVMVKEAQREHFKGNVLVVDDPYIAFAKVAQALDTTPSAAKGIAPSAVIASDSIIGQNVSVGANATIESGVTLSDNVVIGAGCFVGKNASIGSNTQLWANVSIYHSVSIGSDCLIQSNTVIGADGFGYANEKGEWVKIPQLGTVRIGHRVEIGACTTIDRGALDDTVIEDNVIIDNQIQIAHNVHIGYGTAMAGGTIVAGSTTIGKYCIIGGGTVINGHIEIVDGVTITGMGMVMRGISEKGMYSSGIPLQPNREWRKTATRVHRIDEMNKRLKAVEKQLEPKAES; via the coding sequence ATGCTGAAACTAACACTTGCCGAATTGGCTACGATAACGGGTGGAGAACTGTATGGAGACGCAAGCGCTACTGTGTCTACCGTCGCTCCGATGGACAAAGCCGTTGAAGGTACCGTCACTTTTTTATCTAATGTTAAGTATGCCAAGCACTTAAATGATTGTCGTGCGACGGTTGTGATGGTGAAAGAAGCGCAGCGCGAACATTTTAAGGGCAATGTTTTGGTCGTTGACGATCCTTATATTGCCTTTGCAAAAGTGGCTCAAGCTCTCGATACCACGCCATCTGCTGCAAAAGGTATTGCACCTTCTGCGGTCATCGCTTCTGATTCCATCATCGGGCAGAACGTTTCTGTCGGTGCTAATGCCACGATTGAATCAGGGGTAACGCTGAGTGATAACGTGGTTATCGGTGCTGGCTGTTTTGTGGGTAAGAATGCATCCATTGGCTCTAACACTCAACTGTGGGCGAATGTTTCTATTTACCATAGTGTCTCTATTGGCAGTGATTGCTTAATTCAATCTAATACTGTTATTGGTGCTGATGGTTTTGGTTATGCCAATGAAAAAGGTGAGTGGGTCAAAATTCCTCAGCTAGGTACGGTCCGAATTGGTCATCGTGTGGAAATTGGCGCATGTACAACCATAGATCGCGGTGCGTTAGATGACACGGTGATTGAAGATAACGTTATTATTGATAATCAGATCCAAATCGCGCACAACGTGCACATCGGATATGGTACAGCAATGGCGGGTGGTACGATTGTCGCGGGCAGTACAACCATAGGTAAATATTGCATCATTGGTGGCGGAACGGTTATCAACGGGCATATTGAGATCGTTGATGGGGTCACTATCACCGGTATGGGCATGGTGATGAGAGGCATTTCTGAAAAAGGCATGTACTCTTCAGGTATTCCATTGCAGCCTAATCGTGAGTGGCGAAAAACGGCCACGCGTGTTCACCGCATTGATGAAATGAACAAACGTTTGAAGGCTGTCGAGAAACAATTGGAACCGAAAGCGGAATCCTAA
- a CDS encoding OmpH family outer membrane protein — MKNIMKAAGVSLVVLSTSMFAHAAEAAQKIGYVNSAQIFQALPQREVVLQKMQEEFKDRAAELQTIQAQAKTKIEKLQRDGELLGQEEVEKLRIEISQLESNFQIKGKSLEQASARREAEEKQKLFKLIQDAVNKVAEKEGYDLIIEAQALQYAKPEYNISEKVIDSLK; from the coding sequence TTGAAAAATATCATGAAAGCGGCTGGTGTTAGCCTTGTTGTTTTAAGCACATCCATGTTTGCACACGCAGCAGAAGCAGCACAAAAAATAGGTTATGTTAATTCTGCTCAAATTTTTCAAGCACTTCCGCAACGAGAAGTGGTATTGCAAAAAATGCAAGAAGAGTTCAAAGATCGTGCAGCGGAGCTTCAAACGATTCAAGCTCAAGCTAAGACTAAAATAGAAAAGCTACAGCGTGATGGTGAATTGCTTGGCCAAGAGGAAGTTGAAAAACTTCGTATTGAGATTAGCCAACTAGAAAGCAACTTCCAAATCAAAGGTAAGTCGTTAGAGCAAGCGTCAGCACGCCGTGAAGCCGAAGAGAAACAGAAATTGTTTAAACTGATTCAAGACGCGGTTAATAAAGTGGCTGAAAAAGAAGGTTACGACCTTATTATTGAAGCGCAGGCTTTACAGTACGCGAAGCCTGAATACAATATTTCTGAAAAAGTTATCGACTCACTAAAATAA
- the bamA gene encoding outer membrane protein assembly factor BamA, whose protein sequence is MAIKKILFATLLATSVSANSAENFVVQDIKIDGLQRVALGAALLQMPVRIGDEIDSQNVAEIIQSLYASGNFEDVQVLRDNDVLVIQVKERPTIASISFSGNKAIKEEQLQQNLDASGIRQGEALDRTTLANIEKGLEDFYYSVGKYNATVQAVVTPLPRNRSDLKFVFTEGVSAKIKQINFIGNTVFNDKELVGRFNLNVDVAWWNFLADDKYQKQVLAADIESLRSFYLDRGYLKFQVDSTQVAISPDKKGVYITLGINEGDAYTIKDVSFRGELIGKRSEFEEMIPFDLGSVYNGSSVTQLEEEIKRVLGEAGYAYPQVRTLPDFNDETNEVSLVIDVEAGNRIYVRDIRFVGNNSTRDEVLRREMRQMEGSWLNSKSIETGKTRLNRLGFFETVNVQTVRVPGSEDQVDLVYDVKEANSGSINFGVGYGTESGVSFQVGLQQDNFIGSGNRVGINAMMNDYQKNVSLDYRDPYWTLDGVSLGGKIFYNEFEASEAGIVDYTNESYGVSMTLGSWANEVNFFELGVGYTHNKIGNLSPYLQVEQFLASQASNIDDSGSLNTNDFDINISWTRNQLNRGYFPTAGNHQRAFYKMTVPGSDVQYFKVQYDIRQYFPLTQKHDFALLMRGRLGYGNGYGQTDGQDNLFPFYENYYAGGFTSLRGFGSNSAGPKAVYRDYSGSNNGTDTATDDSVGGNAVALASLELIFPTPFASDEVRSQIRTSLFIDAASVWDTEFDYRDSGAEYGSDYYYDYSDPTNYRASYGAALQWMSPMGPLVFSLASPIKSFEGDDEEVFTFTIGRTF, encoded by the coding sequence ATGGCGATTAAAAAGATTCTGTTTGCAACGTTGTTAGCAACAAGCGTATCGGCAAATAGCGCAGAGAACTTTGTTGTTCAAGATATCAAGATCGACGGATTACAACGTGTGGCACTTGGTGCAGCGTTACTGCAGATGCCCGTCCGAATTGGCGATGAGATCGACAGTCAAAATGTTGCTGAGATTATTCAATCTCTCTATGCATCGGGTAATTTCGAAGATGTTCAAGTTTTACGTGATAACGATGTGCTCGTTATTCAAGTGAAAGAGCGCCCTACCATTGCCAGTATCTCTTTTTCAGGTAACAAAGCGATCAAAGAAGAGCAGCTTCAGCAAAACTTAGATGCTTCAGGTATTCGACAAGGTGAAGCACTTGATCGGACAACTCTCGCTAATATCGAGAAAGGTCTCGAAGATTTCTATTACAGCGTGGGTAAATACAACGCGACGGTTCAGGCTGTTGTCACGCCTTTACCGCGAAATCGTTCTGATTTGAAGTTTGTTTTTACCGAAGGTGTTTCCGCTAAAATCAAGCAAATTAACTTTATTGGTAATACAGTCTTTAACGATAAAGAGCTGGTCGGGCGTTTTAACTTGAATGTTGACGTTGCATGGTGGAACTTCCTCGCGGATGACAAATACCAGAAGCAAGTCTTGGCTGCTGATATCGAATCACTTCGCTCGTTCTATTTGGATCGTGGTTACTTGAAGTTTCAAGTAGACTCTACGCAGGTGGCAATCTCTCCTGACAAAAAAGGCGTATACATTACTTTAGGTATTAACGAAGGTGACGCTTATACGATTAAAGATGTTAGCTTCCGTGGTGAACTGATCGGTAAGAGATCTGAATTTGAAGAGATGATTCCGTTCGATTTAGGTTCGGTTTACAACGGTTCATCGGTTACCCAGCTAGAAGAAGAGATCAAGCGTGTTCTAGGTGAAGCCGGTTATGCGTATCCGCAAGTCAGAACCTTGCCCGATTTTAATGATGAAACGAACGAAGTTTCGCTAGTGATTGACGTCGAAGCGGGTAATCGTATCTATGTCCGTGATATTCGATTTGTCGGTAACAACTCAACGCGTGATGAAGTTTTGCGTCGTGAAATGCGTCAGATGGAAGGAAGCTGGTTAAACTCAAAATCAATAGAAACAGGTAAGACTCGATTAAATCGATTAGGTTTCTTTGAAACGGTAAACGTACAAACCGTGCGTGTTCCTGGAAGTGAAGACCAGGTTGATCTTGTTTATGATGTGAAAGAAGCGAACTCAGGCAGCATTAACTTTGGTGTCGGCTACGGTACTGAATCGGGTGTGAGCTTCCAAGTCGGTTTGCAGCAAGATAACTTTATTGGTTCAGGTAATCGTGTGGGCATAAACGCGATGATGAATGATTACCAAAAGAACGTCAGTTTAGATTACCGTGACCCGTATTGGACGCTCGATGGTGTCAGTCTGGGTGGTAAAATCTTCTACAACGAATTTGAAGCTTCTGAAGCGGGTATCGTTGATTATACCAATGAAAGCTACGGGGTCAGCATGACACTGGGTAGCTGGGCGAATGAGGTGAACTTTTTTGAACTGGGTGTAGGCTATACCCATAACAAGATCGGTAACTTATCGCCTTACTTGCAAGTTGAGCAATTCTTAGCGTCGCAAGCCAGTAATATTGATGATTCAGGCTCATTGAATACCAATGACTTCGATATTAATATTTCCTGGACTCGTAACCAATTAAACCGTGGTTACTTCCCGACTGCGGGTAATCACCAACGAGCATTTTATAAAATGACCGTACCTGGCTCTGACGTACAGTACTTCAAAGTTCAGTATGATATTCGCCAGTACTTCCCGTTGACGCAAAAGCATGACTTCGCCTTGTTGATGCGCGGTCGCTTAGGCTACGGCAATGGCTACGGACAAACCGATGGGCAAGACAATTTGTTCCCATTCTATGAGAACTACTACGCGGGTGGCTTTACTTCGCTGCGTGGTTTTGGGTCCAATTCAGCTGGGCCGAAAGCGGTTTATCGTGATTACTCTGGCTCAAATAATGGTACAGATACCGCGACAGATGACTCAGTAGGTGGTAACGCTGTTGCTTTAGCCAGCCTGGAATTGATTTTCCCAACACCGTTTGCGTCAGATGAAGTACGCAGCCAAATTCGCACGAGCTTATTTATTGATGCGGCAAGTGTGTGGGATACCGAGTTTGACTATCGTGATTCAGGTGCCGAATATGGCAGTGACTACTATTACGATTACTCAGATCCAACGAATTATCGTGCGTCTTACGGCGCAGCATTACAGTGGATGTCGCCGATGGGCCCTCTGGTCTTCTCGTTGGCATCACCTATTAAGAGTTTTGAGGGTGATGACGAAGAGGTATTCACTTTCACTATTGGCAGAACCTTCTAA
- the rseP gene encoding sigma E protease regulator RseP — protein MTGILWNFASFVIALGILVAVHEFGHFWVARRCGVKVEKFSIGFGKSLWRKVGKDGTEYSLSMIPLGGYVKMVDSRVDEIPPEQYHVAFDKKPLLQRTAIVAAGPIFNFLFAIFAYWAVFLMGVPAVKPVIGEVTPYSIAAKAGLKPGMELTAVSGVKTRDWESVNMGIIAHIGDDNLTFTVSSEEAVGVSQIKTLDLSEWNFDPEKQSAMGTLGFMPYRPEVSMTLANVSEGSAGARAGLQVGDTLLAADQVELNNWQQLVEVIQSNPEQPIELLIERDNENRTITLTPGRRDDHQGKSIGFAGIASEVSEWPEKYRFELQYGVFESISKSIEKTGQVINLTATMLKKLVVGDVGLNNLSGPISIAKGAGTTADYGLVYFLGFLALISINLGIINLVPLPMLDGGHLLFFAIEAIIRRPVPEKVQEMGFRIGGAVILSFMAIAIFNDFSRL, from the coding sequence ATGACAGGAATACTGTGGAATTTTGCCTCCTTTGTGATTGCGCTAGGCATTCTAGTCGCCGTGCATGAATTTGGTCATTTTTGGGTTGCTCGCCGCTGCGGAGTCAAAGTCGAAAAGTTTTCGATTGGCTTTGGCAAGTCTCTATGGCGTAAGGTCGGGAAGGATGGAACAGAATACAGCCTTTCAATGATCCCTCTTGGCGGCTATGTCAAAATGGTAGACAGCCGTGTTGATGAGATTCCCCCTGAGCAATACCATGTGGCTTTCGATAAAAAGCCGTTATTACAAAGAACAGCCATTGTCGCTGCTGGACCAATATTTAATTTCCTATTCGCTATTTTCGCCTATTGGGCGGTTTTTTTAATGGGTGTTCCCGCGGTTAAACCGGTGATTGGTGAAGTGACACCTTATTCTATTGCAGCGAAAGCAGGCCTAAAGCCGGGTATGGAACTTACCGCTGTCTCTGGCGTCAAAACTCGTGATTGGGAATCGGTGAATATGGGTATCATTGCTCATATTGGCGATGATAACTTAACGTTCACGGTATCGTCAGAAGAAGCTGTGGGCGTATCACAAATTAAGACACTTGATTTGTCTGAGTGGAACTTTGACCCAGAAAAGCAGTCTGCTATGGGGACATTAGGGTTTATGCCCTATCGACCAGAAGTTTCCATGACGTTGGCTAATGTTTCAGAGGGCAGTGCTGGTGCTCGTGCAGGACTGCAAGTGGGGGATACACTGCTTGCAGCAGACCAGGTTGAATTGAACAATTGGCAGCAGCTGGTTGAGGTCATTCAAAGTAACCCAGAACAACCGATTGAATTATTGATTGAACGAGACAATGAAAATCGTACTATCACATTAACTCCCGGTCGTCGCGATGATCACCAGGGCAAGTCGATAGGTTTTGCGGGAATCGCTTCGGAAGTCTCAGAATGGCCTGAAAAATATCGATTTGAACTGCAATATGGTGTATTTGAATCTATCAGTAAGTCGATTGAGAAAACCGGTCAGGTTATTAATTTAACGGCGACCATGTTGAAAAAATTGGTGGTCGGTGATGTCGGTCTCAATAATTTGAGTGGCCCAATTTCTATCGCAAAAGGGGCTGGTACAACCGCTGATTACGGGCTCGTGTACTTTTTAGGCTTTTTAGCGCTCATCAGCATCAATTTAGGCATTATTAATTTAGTACCATTGCCAATGTTAGACGGTGGTCATTTGCTGTTTTTTGCTATTGAAGCAATCATTCGTCGCCCAGTACCAGAAAAGGTACAAGAAATGGGTTTTCGAATCGGTGGTGCTGTTATTTTGTCATTTATGGCAATCGCAATTTTTAATGATTTTTCTCGCCTGTAA
- the ispC gene encoding 1-deoxy-D-xylulose-5-phosphate reductoisomerase: protein MRKLTILGATGSIGASTLKVVEQNPEQFSVVALAASSNVDKMLELCLRWQPKYAVMADLKAASLLKAKLSSTAPGIEVLAGPEATCHVAEFNEVDTVMAAIVGAAGLLPTMAAIKAGKRVLLANKEALVMSGQLFIDAVKQHGAELLPVDSEHNAIFQCLPSEIQTTLGHCDLTQHGVQHILLTGSGGPFRYTDVSSLVNVTPEQAIAHPNWSMGPKISVDSATMMNKGLEYIEAKWLFNANQSELKVIIHPQSVIHSMVQFRDGSVIAQMGEPDMATPIASAMAYPQRVSSGVSALDFTRLSELTFLEPDYSRYPCLKLAIDACYEGQHLTTALNAANEVTVEAFLQRQLGFTDIARVNEAVMSKVCATDSYSAPLDLESLLEVDKMAREMTNQILREHTA from the coding sequence ATGCGTAAGCTGACGATTTTAGGCGCCACAGGCTCAATTGGTGCAAGCACATTAAAAGTGGTAGAGCAGAACCCCGAGCAATTCTCTGTGGTGGCTTTAGCCGCAAGCAGCAATGTGGATAAAATGCTGGAGTTGTGCCTTAGGTGGCAACCGAAATACGCGGTCATGGCGGATCTAAAAGCCGCCTCTTTATTGAAAGCTAAGCTATCATCTACCGCCCCTGGTATAGAGGTTTTAGCTGGGCCTGAAGCAACGTGTCACGTTGCTGAATTTAATGAAGTTGATACGGTTATGGCCGCTATTGTTGGGGCCGCTGGATTGCTGCCAACGATGGCAGCGATTAAAGCGGGCAAGCGAGTGTTACTGGCGAACAAAGAAGCCTTGGTCATGTCTGGTCAGCTTTTTATTGATGCGGTGAAACAGCATGGCGCAGAACTGCTTCCTGTGGATAGCGAGCACAATGCCATTTTTCAATGCTTGCCAAGTGAGATTCAAACAACCTTAGGCCATTGCGATCTCACACAGCACGGTGTTCAACATATCTTATTAACGGGCTCGGGCGGTCCATTTCGTTATACCGATGTCTCATCGCTGGTTAATGTCACACCTGAGCAGGCGATTGCTCACCCCAACTGGTCGATGGGGCCCAAAATTTCAGTCGATTCAGCAACAATGATGAATAAAGGGCTGGAGTATATCGAGGCGAAGTGGTTGTTTAATGCCAATCAGTCTGAACTGAAAGTGATCATCCATCCCCAATCGGTTATTCATTCTATGGTTCAATTTCGCGATGGGTCCGTGATCGCCCAGATGGGAGAGCCTGATATGGCTACTCCAATAGCATCGGCAATGGCTTACCCACAACGCGTGAGCTCCGGCGTTTCTGCTCTAGATTTTACCCGCCTTAGTGAGCTGACTTTCTTAGAGCCTGATTATTCTCGCTACCCGTGTTTGAAGCTGGCGATAGACGCTTGTTATGAAGGCCAGCACCTGACCACTGCGCTAAATGCAGCCAATGAAGTAACGGTTGAGGCTTTCTTACAACGACAATTAGGGTTTACCGATATCGCTCGAGTTAATGAAGCCGTCATGTCTAAAGTCTGTGCAACTGACTCTTATTCCGCGCCATTGGACTTGGAAAGCTTGCTTGAGGTAGATAAGATGGCTCGGGAAATGACGAATCAAATATTACGAGAGCATACAGCATGA
- a CDS encoding phosphatidate cytidylyltransferase, with translation MKQRIITALILAPLVILGIFELPLFLFVIAIAAVTGIGFWEWTQFVEHKSRLRALVPSLLITAFSFVVIAFDAKSLNALLPTHYFVLALGSAWWLYASALAITYPRSRQSWQASNFLRHAFGLLTLLPFLWSILILRAQGIETDAYYGAKLVLFVCLIVWAADSGAYFAGRAFGKRKMAPSVSPNKTIEGLIGGIITAIIVGWFTAQWFGIEFTSSASMIVITLITVIISVLGDLVESMFKRVSGIKDSSNIIPGHGGVLDRIDSLTAAFPVFAFLYFIF, from the coding sequence TTGAAGCAACGAATTATTACCGCACTTATCTTAGCTCCCCTGGTGATCTTAGGGATTTTTGAGCTTCCGCTGTTTTTATTTGTCATCGCGATCGCGGCAGTTACTGGGATAGGCTTCTGGGAATGGACGCAATTTGTCGAGCACAAATCTCGTCTCCGTGCATTAGTTCCTTCATTACTCATCACCGCATTCAGCTTTGTTGTCATTGCCTTTGATGCAAAAAGCTTGAATGCGTTACTGCCTACGCATTATTTTGTGTTGGCGTTAGGCAGCGCTTGGTGGCTTTATGCCAGTGCGCTCGCGATTACTTACCCACGCTCTCGCCAATCTTGGCAAGCTTCTAACTTTTTAAGACACGCTTTTGGCTTGCTAACACTTCTTCCTTTCTTATGGAGCATTTTGATATTACGAGCTCAAGGTATTGAAACAGATGCCTATTATGGCGCAAAGCTTGTTCTATTTGTGTGCTTGATTGTCTGGGCGGCGGATAGTGGAGCATACTTTGCTGGAAGAGCGTTTGGAAAAAGAAAAATGGCGCCATCCGTCAGCCCAAACAAAACGATAGAGGGGCTCATCGGTGGAATTATTACGGCTATCATCGTTGGCTGGTTTACCGCGCAATGGTTTGGAATCGAATTTACGAGTTCCGCTTCTATGATAGTGATTACACTAATAACCGTGATTATTTCAGTGCTGGGTGACTTGGTCGAAAGTATGTTTAAGCGTGTTTCTGGCATCAAAGACAGCAGCAATATTATCCCAGGTCACGGTGGGGTTTTAGACAGAATAGATAGTTTAACGGCAGCGTTCCCTGTTTTTGCTTTTCTTTACTTCATCTTTTAA
- a CDS encoding isoprenyl transferase, with protein sequence MLNTQLSTEALPKHIAVIMDGNGRWAEAQGKPRVFGHKNGVTAVRKTISTAARLGIEAVTLFAFSSENWRRPEEEVGVLMELFITVLSTEIKKLHKNNLRLRIIGDKSRFSERLQKKISQAEEKTADNTGMVINIAANYGGQWDITQAMKKLAKEVEQGKLSSDLINEDLISSHLTMCDIPDVDLLIRTGGECRISNFMLWQLAYAELYFTPIYWPEFSEDNLIEAVTWFVNRERRFGCTGNQIKALMEN encoded by the coding sequence ATGTTAAATACTCAGTTATCAACCGAAGCGCTACCTAAACACATTGCCGTTATAATGGATGGTAATGGTCGCTGGGCTGAAGCCCAAGGTAAGCCGAGAGTTTTTGGCCATAAGAATGGTGTTACCGCAGTTCGTAAGACCATCAGCACCGCAGCCAGACTAGGTATTGAAGCCGTCACGTTATTCGCCTTTAGCAGTGAAAACTGGCGACGACCGGAGGAAGAAGTCGGTGTATTGATGGAGTTGTTTATCACTGTATTATCAACAGAGATAAAAAAGCTGCATAAAAATAATCTTCGTTTACGTATTATTGGTGACAAAAGTCGCTTCAGTGAACGTTTACAGAAAAAGATCAGCCAAGCCGAAGAAAAAACGGCAGACAATACGGGCATGGTCATTAATATTGCCGCAAATTATGGTGGCCAGTGGGACATTACGCAGGCAATGAAAAAGCTTGCGAAAGAAGTTGAACAGGGGAAGCTCAGTTCAGACCTGATCAATGAAGATCTTATTTCATCTCATTTAACCATGTGCGATATTCCGGATGTTGATTTGCTGATCCGAACGGGTGGAGAGTGTCGAATCAGTAACTTTATGTTATGGCAATTAGCTTATGCAGAGCTTTACTTCACACCCATTTATTGGCCAGAATTTAGTGAAGATAACCTAATTGAAGCAGTGACTTGGTTTGTTAATCGTGAGCGCCGTTTTGGGTGTACAGGAAACCAAATCAAAGCATTGATGGAAAATTAA
- the frr gene encoding ribosome recycling factor has translation MINEIKTDAQERMEKSVEALKNNLTKIRTGRAHPSLLAGLSVEYYGAPTPLNQVANVVAEDARTLSITVFDRELAPKVEKAILASDLGLNPMSAGTVIRVPLPPLTEERRKDLVKIVRGEAEGGRVAIRNIRRDANGDLKGLLKDKDISEDEERKAQDDIQKLTDSAIKKVDETLAVKEKELMEV, from the coding sequence GTGATCAACGAGATTAAAACAGACGCGCAAGAGCGCATGGAAAAAAGCGTCGAAGCGCTAAAAAATAACCTGACAAAAATTCGTACCGGTCGTGCACACCCAAGCTTACTTGCTGGCCTTTCAGTCGAGTACTACGGAGCACCAACGCCATTAAATCAGGTAGCGAACGTTGTAGCGGAAGATGCACGTACTTTGTCTATCACTGTATTTGATAGAGAGCTTGCACCTAAAGTTGAGAAAGCGATTCTCGCTTCTGATCTAGGTTTGAACCCAATGTCAGCGGGTACAGTGATTCGTGTTCCATTACCACCGTTAACTGAAGAGCGTCGTAAAGACTTAGTTAAAATTGTTCGTGGTGAAGCTGAAGGCGGTCGTGTTGCTATTCGTAATATCCGTCGCGACGCCAACGGTGATTTAAAAGGTCTTCTAAAAGATAAAGACATCTCTGAAGATGAAGAACGTAAAGCACAAGACGACATTCAAAAGTTGACTGACTCTGCGATTAAAAAAGTAGACGAAACGTTAGCTGTTAAAGAAAAAGAACTAATGGAAGTGTAA
- the pyrH gene encoding UMP kinase has product MTTNPKPAYQRILLKLSGEALQGEEGFGIDPAILDRMAQEVKELVELGVQVGVVIGGGNLFRGAGLAEAGMNRVVGDHMGMLATVMNGLAMRDALHRAYVNARVMSAIPLKGVCDDYNWADAISQLRHGRVVIFSAGTGNPFFTTDSAACLRGIEIEADVVLKATKVDGVFTADPVANPDAELYDTLSYNTILEKELKVMDLAAFTLARDHKMPIRVFNMNKPGALRRVVMGETEGTLISDVD; this is encoded by the coding sequence ATGACTACGAACCCTAAACCTGCGTATCAACGTATCCTGTTAAAACTGAGTGGCGAAGCGCTGCAAGGCGAAGAAGGTTTTGGTATTGATCCTGCAATCCTTGATCGCATGGCTCAAGAAGTAAAAGAATTGGTTGAACTTGGTGTTCAAGTTGGCGTAGTAATCGGTGGTGGTAACCTCTTTAGAGGTGCGGGTCTTGCAGAAGCTGGCATGAACCGTGTCGTGGGTGATCACATGGGAATGTTGGCAACAGTAATGAATGGCTTGGCAATGCGTGATGCGCTTCACCGTGCTTATGTTAATGCACGTGTTATGTCTGCTATCCCACTTAAAGGTGTCTGCGACGACTATAACTGGGCCGATGCAATCAGCCAGTTACGTCATGGTCGTGTTGTAATTTTTTCAGCTGGAACAGGCAACCCGTTTTTCACAACAGATTCTGCTGCATGTTTGCGCGGAATTGAGATTGAAGCTGACGTGGTTCTCAAAGCGACAAAAGTAGACGGTGTATTTACTGCTGACCCAGTAGCTAACCCTGATGCAGAGTTGTATGATACGCTGTCTTACAACACTATTCTTGAAAAAGAACTTAAAGTCATGGATTTGGCGGCGTTTACGCTAGCACGTGACCACAAAATGCCAATTCGAGTGTTCAATATGAACAAACCAGGCGCATTGCGTCGCGTGGTTATGGGCGAAACGGAAGGTACATTAATCAGCGACGTCGATTAA